In Carnobacterium sp. CP1, the following are encoded in one genomic region:
- the spxA gene encoding transcriptional regulator SpxA: MVTLYTSPSCTSCRKARAWLEENNITYTERNIFSEPLSIPEIKSILRMTEDGTEEIISTRSKVFQELDVDLDDLPLQNLFDLIQVNPGLLRRPIMLDDKRLQVGYNEDEIRRFLPREVRALELQHAQKIVGY, encoded by the coding sequence ATGGTTACTTTATATACATCACCTAGTTGTACTTCATGCCGCAAAGCTCGTGCGTGGTTAGAAGAAAACAACATTACTTATACAGAAAGAAATATTTTTTCTGAACCTTTATCTATTCCTGAGATTAAATCAATTTTGCGGATGACGGAAGATGGAACAGAAGAAATCATTTCTACTAGATCAAAGGTCTTTCAAGAATTAGATGTTGATTTAGATGATTTACCTCTTCAAAACTTGTTTGATTTAATTCAAGTAAATCCTGGGCTTTTACGTCGACCAATCATGTTAGATGATAAAAGATTGCAAGTAGGATACAATGAAGATGAAATTCGACGCTTTTTACCTAGAGAAGTTCGTGCGCTTGAATTACAGCATGCACAAAAAATCGTTGGGTATTAA
- a CDS encoding adaptor protein MecA gives MEMEHINENTIRVLIGNADLEERGITFLDLLGNHKQIEEFFYSILEEVDVDEQFHESDAITFQVLPNGSGLELFISKGGPLSEDIDFSSASDNFGSGDFSQLIKKQLVQDGQTDNVENYLGNPNKEIEEVVLRFNQFEDMVSLSKRLYLDNAASNLYLYKGDYFLHLVFFVEEMIERSVDEEVSLALEFAEKTPITHGVLTEHGQLIMENSALELTRYYFK, from the coding sequence ATGGAAATGGAACACATAAATGAAAATACAATCCGTGTACTCATTGGAAATGCTGATTTGGAAGAAAGAGGCATAACCTTTTTAGATCTTTTAGGGAATCATAAACAGATTGAAGAATTCTTTTACAGTATTTTGGAAGAAGTCGACGTGGATGAACAGTTCCATGAATCTGATGCAATTACATTTCAGGTTTTACCTAATGGCAGTGGTTTAGAATTGTTCATTAGTAAAGGTGGTCCATTAAGCGAAGATATTGACTTTTCTTCAGCATCTGATAATTTTGGTTCAGGAGATTTTTCACAGTTGATAAAAAAACAATTAGTTCAAGATGGACAAACAGATAACGTAGAAAATTATTTAGGCAATCCAAATAAAGAAATTGAAGAAGTTGTCTTGCGTTTCAATCAATTCGAAGACATGGTTTCACTATCAAAAAGATTGTATCTAGACAATGCAGCATCGAATCTTTATTTATATAAAGGCGATTATTTCTTGCATTTAGTTTTCTTTGTTGAAGAGATGATTGAACGAAGCGTTGATGAAGAGGTTTCTTTAGCACTTGAATTTGCTGAAAAGACTCCCATTACTCATGGTGTGTTGACTGAGCATGGACAATTGATCATGGAAAACAGCGCACTAGAGTTAACACGTTACTATTTCAAATAA
- a CDS encoding competence protein CoiA, whose amino-acid sequence MYMLVALNQKNQHVYADKLKTERRTNTKKEEYICPCCQAPVFLKQGKLKQAHFAHYHQTTCQVFSEGETEEHLLGKKLLFEWFVKQGVPCQLEAYLPGLKQRPDLLVWLNSKTPIVIEFQCSSLSSDRMIERTEGYQNNQYEVYWILGSKFKFTQKLTSFQRLFMKKNKTYGYYLYSLDVYQRQLHLISNIHQKKVSQQVACEKTTFKSAGHFSDLFMKQAIEIKMESPFYCRPQETLKKELLQSHLLLNRRRRYQEPEMVAFQKYIYRHGHSLVSLPKEVYLPVENKVAIKTMPHFWKYILLEWLVQKELKTILTKQEIDNQIKRMIDKQQLVFFTMPLVTLNEQIDSLLPFIESLTTQGILEKITKKEWRIKAKPYYYLNEQEKIKDFSGTKTAMEN is encoded by the coding sequence ATGTATATGTTAGTAGCGTTAAATCAAAAAAATCAACACGTTTATGCAGATAAGCTGAAAACAGAAAGGAGAACAAACACTAAAAAAGAAGAATATATCTGCCCTTGCTGCCAAGCACCGGTTTTTTTAAAACAAGGAAAATTAAAACAAGCTCATTTTGCCCATTATCATCAGACGACTTGCCAAGTATTTTCTGAAGGTGAGACAGAAGAACATCTATTAGGGAAAAAATTGCTGTTTGAGTGGTTTGTCAAACAAGGAGTTCCTTGTCAGTTAGAAGCCTATTTGCCGGGCTTAAAACAACGGCCAGATTTACTTGTTTGGTTAAATTCAAAGACTCCAATAGTCATTGAGTTTCAATGCAGCTCATTATCATCGGACAGAATGATCGAACGAACAGAAGGCTATCAGAACAACCAGTATGAAGTTTATTGGATTTTGGGATCAAAATTTAAATTTACACAAAAACTTACTTCGTTTCAGCGTTTATTTATGAAAAAAAATAAAACATATGGTTATTACCTTTATAGTTTAGATGTTTACCAACGACAGTTGCATTTAATTTCTAATATCCATCAAAAAAAAGTGTCACAGCAAGTAGCATGTGAAAAGACAACATTTAAATCAGCAGGACATTTTTCTGATCTTTTTATGAAGCAAGCTATAGAAATAAAAATGGAATCACCTTTTTATTGTCGCCCACAAGAGACACTGAAGAAAGAACTGCTGCAGAGCCATCTGCTCTTGAATCGTAGGAGAAGATACCAAGAGCCTGAAATGGTAGCTTTTCAAAAATATATTTACCGCCATGGGCATTCGCTTGTTTCGTTGCCCAAGGAGGTGTATCTACCAGTTGAAAACAAAGTTGCCATTAAAACAATGCCTCATTTTTGGAAATATATCTTACTCGAATGGCTCGTTCAAAAAGAATTGAAAACTATTCTAACTAAGCAAGAAATTGACAATCAAATAAAAAGAATGATAGATAAGCAGCAGCTAGTGTTTTTTACAATGCCATTAGTCACTTTAAATGAGCAAATCGATTCCCTTTTACCATTCATTGAATCCTTAACTACTCAAGGAATTTTAGAAAAAATAACCAAAAAAGAGTGGCGGATAAAAGCTAAACCTTATTATTATCTAAATGAACAAGAAAAAATAAAAGACTTTTCTGGGACTAAAACGGCTATGGAGAACTGA
- the pepF gene encoding oligoendopeptidase F: MEESKKLPKREEVPVALTWDLNVIFESDEAFHAAYQELEQKIAGIAAFKGRLTESAETFLHCIQYILEISNELETLYVYAHLKNDQDTANAVYQGMYDRASSLATKAGEAISWFEPEVLEIPEEKLSGYLKENKDLVMYQHYIDQLTASRKHILSANEEALLAGAGEIFGASSRTFNVLNNADLQFPVIKDENGDDIQLSHGVYGQLMESMNRSVREAAFKNLYQVYQGLNNTFASTLSSHVKYHNYNAKVHHYQSAREKALAANHIPETVYDTLLEVVDDNLPLLHRYVALRKELLNVDELHMYDMYTPITGEAGIKFTYEDAKETTMEALKPLGEEYLAVLEKAFQERWIDVVENAGKRSGAYSSGAYETNPYILLNWHDSLNHLYTLVHELGHSAHSYFTRANQPYVYGDYSIFLAEIASTTNENILTEYLLETQKDPQVRAYILNHYLDGFKGTIFRQTQFAEFEHFIHEETAKGTPLTSDFLNQAYGKLNARYYGPAVEEDSEIAFEWSRIPHFYYNYYVYQYATGFSAATALAAKILKDEEGTSLENYLTYLKSGSSDYPIEVMKKAGVDMTEKNYIQEAMTVFETRLNELETLIETLKA, from the coding sequence ATGGAAGAATCAAAAAAATTACCAAAACGTGAAGAAGTCCCCGTAGCATTGACTTGGGATTTAAATGTTATTTTTGAGTCTGATGAAGCGTTTCATGCAGCCTATCAAGAATTGGAACAAAAGATAGCTGGAATAGCTGCATTTAAAGGGAGATTAACAGAAAGTGCTGAAACGTTCTTGCATTGTATTCAATATATTCTTGAAATTTCCAACGAGCTGGAAACGTTGTATGTTTACGCTCACTTAAAAAATGATCAAGATACAGCCAACGCCGTATATCAAGGAATGTACGACCGCGCTTCTTCACTAGCAACTAAAGCAGGAGAAGCAATTTCTTGGTTTGAACCTGAAGTATTAGAAATCCCAGAAGAAAAATTGTCTGGTTATTTAAAAGAAAACAAAGATTTAGTTATGTATCAACATTACATTGATCAATTGACAGCTTCTAGAAAACACATTCTGTCAGCTAATGAGGAAGCTCTCTTGGCAGGAGCAGGAGAAATTTTTGGAGCTTCAAGCCGGACCTTTAATGTTTTGAATAATGCTGACTTACAGTTTCCAGTAATCAAAGATGAGAACGGCGACGATATCCAATTATCGCACGGAGTCTATGGACAACTGATGGAAAGTATGAATCGTTCTGTACGTGAAGCTGCTTTTAAAAATTTATACCAAGTCTATCAGGGGTTGAACAATACCTTCGCTAGTACCTTGTCTTCGCATGTTAAATACCATAATTACAATGCAAAAGTGCATCATTACCAATCTGCACGTGAGAAAGCATTGGCAGCAAACCATATTCCTGAAACAGTATACGATACGTTATTAGAGGTTGTCGATGATAATCTGCCGCTGCTTCATCGTTATGTAGCTTTAAGAAAAGAACTATTAAACGTTGACGAATTGCATATGTACGATATGTATACGCCTATTACTGGAGAAGCAGGCATCAAGTTCACTTATGAAGACGCTAAAGAAACAACAATGGAAGCCTTAAAACCACTAGGAGAAGAATACCTAGCTGTGTTAGAGAAAGCTTTTCAAGAGCGTTGGATCGATGTTGTAGAGAATGCAGGCAAGCGTAGCGGTGCATACTCTTCAGGAGCTTATGAAACCAATCCCTATATTTTACTAAACTGGCACGATTCATTAAATCATTTATATACGTTAGTTCATGAACTGGGACATAGCGCGCATAGCTATTTTACTAGAGCAAACCAACCATATGTCTACGGAGATTATTCTATTTTCTTAGCTGAAATTGCTTCGACAACTAACGAAAATATCTTGACCGAATATTTATTAGAAACTCAAAAAGACCCTCAAGTGCGTGCTTATATCTTAAATCATTATTTAGATGGTTTTAAAGGAACTATTTTCCGGCAAACACAATTTGCTGAATTTGAGCATTTTATTCATGAAGAAACAGCAAAAGGCACACCTTTAACCAGTGATTTTTTAAATCAAGCTTATGGAAAATTGAATGCACGCTACTATGGTCCAGCAGTTGAAGAAGATTCTGAAATTGCATTTGAATGGTCGCGTATTCCTCATTTTTATTACAATTATTATGTTTACCAATATGCAACAGGGTTTTCAGCAGCAACAGCGTTAGCAGCCAAAATCTTAAAAGATGAAGAAGGTACATCATTAGAGAACTACCTGACTTATTTGAAATCAGGCAGTAGTGATTATCCGATTGAAGTCATGAAAAAAGCAGGAGTAGATATGACAGAAAAAAACTATATTCAAGAAGCGATGACTGTTTTTGAAACTAGGTTAAATGAGTTGGAGACGTTGATTGAAACGTTGAAGGCTTAA
- a CDS encoding DsbA family protein translates to MLSTTHSEKGNHFKQVIEIYLFINPIGSVCYQAEKGVMDFIQSCEEKVHFHFIPVHNFKTFSDYMKALELPAKDLNLRNELFSQTYEACLAYSAACMQGKKKGRVFLMAMQQALTIDNLPFSQKLLQQIAYESNLDIPMFLEDKKSEFAKAAFEADQKIAREMNILTTPSCVVFSDQHKDHGLLIEEYITVDLLEKLCAQGSEVYESNPIAIASNQLPVVKKNHLHVL, encoded by the coding sequence ATGCTCTCAACCACGCATTCCGAAAAAGGGAATCATTTTAAACAAGTTATTGAGATTTATTTATTTATTAATCCCATCGGTTCTGTTTGTTATCAAGCAGAAAAAGGGGTAATGGACTTTATACAATCTTGTGAAGAAAAAGTTCATTTTCATTTTATTCCTGTCCACAATTTCAAGACATTCTCTGATTACATGAAGGCATTAGAATTGCCAGCAAAAGATCTAAACTTAAGAAACGAGCTTTTTTCTCAAACTTATGAAGCTTGTTTGGCTTACTCGGCTGCTTGTATGCAAGGCAAGAAAAAAGGCCGCGTATTTTTAATGGCTATGCAGCAAGCTTTAACTATTGACAATCTCCCTTTCTCTCAAAAATTATTGCAACAAATCGCTTATGAATCAAATTTAGATATCCCGATGTTTTTAGAAGATAAGAAATCAGAATTTGCTAAAGCAGCTTTTGAAGCTGACCAAAAAATTGCTCGTGAAATGAACATTCTTACAACTCCTTCTTGTGTAGTCTTTAGTGACCAGCACAAAGATCATGGACTTTTGATTGAAGAATACATTACGGTAGATTTACTGGAAAAATTATGTGCCCAAGGCTCAGAAGTTTATGAAAGCAATCCGATTGCAATTGCTTCCAATCAATTGCCTGTCGTGAAGAAAAATCATCTGCACGTTCTTTAA
- a CDS encoding CYTH domain-containing protein, whose amino-acid sequence MSEQLEIEFKNMLTASEYQKLLLYFQAKEKSFFFQENHYYDTIHEDLKHLRCGLRIRIMPNSAELTLKTPLGDHLLETTDPLSLKTAKELISKNSILQTGAVAKKLQSLKVDPDSVQLIGSLKTKRFEKETKDGLFVLDHSFYGEQTDFELEFETHDADSGEQIFNRFLEVHHLMKRPSKNKIVRMLEAFSLNSPITD is encoded by the coding sequence ATGAGCGAACAACTAGAAATTGAATTCAAAAATATGTTAACGGCTAGCGAATACCAAAAGCTGCTGCTTTATTTTCAAGCGAAAGAAAAGAGCTTTTTCTTTCAAGAAAATCATTACTATGATACAATTCATGAAGATTTAAAACACCTGAGATGCGGGTTAAGAATCCGTATCATGCCAAATTCTGCTGAATTAACACTTAAAACTCCTTTAGGCGACCATTTACTAGAAACAACAGACCCGCTGTCTTTAAAAACTGCTAAAGAATTGATTTCGAAAAACAGCATTTTACAAACTGGGGCAGTAGCCAAAAAACTCCAAAGCTTAAAAGTAGATCCTGATAGTGTTCAATTGATTGGTTCACTTAAAACCAAACGTTTTGAAAAAGAAACTAAAGATGGATTATTTGTCTTAGACCATAGTTTTTATGGAGAACAAACGGATTTTGAATTAGAGTTTGAAACTCATGATGCAGATAGCGGAGAACAAATCTTTAATCGTTTTTTAGAAGTGCATCATTTAATGAAACGACCTTCTAAAAATAAAATAGTAAGAATGCTAGAAGCCTTCTCATTAAATTCTCCAATAACGGATTGA